A part of Drosophila bipectinata strain 14024-0381.07 chromosome 3L, DbipHiC1v2, whole genome shotgun sequence genomic DNA contains:
- the LOC138926287 gene encoding hippocampus abundant transcript 1 protein-like codes for MPAVGLRSGIGKPSIFHAVLVTFLHYFSWGLLTVPFIAKLSETFGDRAFLVDGLVFGIRGIMSFLTTPLMGALSDFRGRKVVMLLAVATTYSPIPFMVIRGWCFFILVMLSGVFGNTYSASLAYVADVTHPQERSRGYGIMSATYGAGMALSPMLGNFLMNCFGTTPIMALSSVVGFLNILFIVFAVPESLVEGGQSMEEAPHPKPQDMEPLKEGTFEDEAPFQKLEGNPHSISDLIRVLSKLSKDRSLLAVYLICFLGMWPFAGVDSCVPAYLKLNMGFSYGEVSVLVAMVALFGITSNLLLGSIMRIMGAKWSIRLGLVLMMVQLLIFGFASRHWVLCLAGVLASMSTIIQAASSTVASLYAAPENQGAVLGVLTGIECLCDGLGPAVFGVLFYLFQDDSKNPHEAKPPIPVPFVVGALGVVVALFLTSFLKKETSSEKQRLYRIFNEEEEDAVEHLTGEKERDLESF; via the coding sequence ATGCCGGCGGTGGGGCTGCGATCGGGCATCGGGAAGCCCTCCATTTTCCACGCCGTGCTCGTCACCTTCCTGCACTACTTCTCCTGGGGCCTCCTCACCGTGCCCTTCATCGCCAAGCTGTCGGAGACCTTCGGCGATCGAGCCTTTCTGGTGGATGGGCTGGTCTTCGGGATCCGCGGGATTATGTCCTTCCTGACCACGCCTCTCATGGGCGCCCTTTCCGACTTCCGGGGTCGGAAAGTGGTGATGCTGCTGGCGGTGGCCACCACGTACTCGCCCATACCCTTCATGGTGATCCGGGGCTGGTGCTTCTTCATCCTGGTGATGCTGAGCGGGGTCTTTGGGAACACCTACTCCGCCTCGCTGGCCTACGTGGCGGATGTCACTCACCCCCAGGAGCGATCCAGGGGGTACGGGATCATGTCCGCCACCTATGGAGCCGGGATGGCCCTGTCGCCCATGCTGGGGAACTTCCTGATGAACTGCTTTGGAACCACGCCCATCATGGCCCTGTCCTCAGTCGTGGGCTTCTTGAATATTCTGTTCATCGTCTTTGCGGTTCCAGAGAGCCTGGTGGAAGGGGGTCAGTCCATGGAGGAGGCACCGCATCCTAAGCCTCAGGACATGGAGCCCTTGAAAGAAGGGACCTTCGAGGATGAAGCCCCCTTCCAGAAACTGGAGGGAAACCCCCATAGCATCTCCGATCTCATCCGAGTCCTGAGCAAGCTCTCCAAGGACCGAAGCCTCCTGGCCGTCTACCTCATCTGCTTCCTGGGAATGTGGCCCTTTGCCGGCGTCGACTCGTGTGTGCCCGCCTACCTCAAGCTCAACATGGGATTCAGCTACGGGGAGGTGTCCGTCCTAGTGGCCATGGTGGCCCTCTTCGGCATCACCTCGAATCTGCTGCTGGGCTCCATCATGAGGATTATGGGCGCCAAGTGGTCCATCCGATTGGGCCTCGTCCTGATGATGGTGCAGCTTCTGATCTTTGGATTCGCATCCAGGCACTGGGTCCTGTGCTTGGCCGGTGTGTTGGCCTCCATGTCGACCATCATCCAGGCGGCCTCCAGCACGGTGGCATCCCTCTACGCCGCTCCGGAGAACCAGGGCGCTGTCCTGGGCGTCCTCACGGGAATCGAATGCCTCTGTGATGGTCTGGGACCCGCTGTCTTCGGAGTGCTCTTCTATCTCTTCCAGGACGACTCCAAGAATCCCCACGAGGCGAAGCCCCCGATCCCAGTGCCGTTTGTGGTAGGGGCTCTTGGGGTGGTGGTGGCTCTGTTCCTCACCAGCTTTCTGAAGAAGGAGACCTCCTCGGAAAAGCAGAGGCTTTACAGGATCTTCaacgaagaggaggaggatgcAGTGGAGCATCTGACTGGAGAGAAGGAACGGGATTTGgagagtttttaa
- the LOC108126116 gene encoding hippocampus abundant transcript 1 protein — protein MPVVDLKKVLLSLAYVSGIGQPSVCHAVIVVFLEYFAWGLLTMPIIATLKETFPENTFLMNGLVEGVKGILSFLSAPLIGALSDIYGRKVLLLVTVIFTCLPIPLMNVSNWWFFVVTSMSGLFGVSLSVVLAYVADVTSQEERSRSYGVISATYTASLVVAPALGNYIMKHYGMQTGVMVATIVSTVDVIFVLVALPESLPRKVRATGLSWKQADPFMSLLRVASDPNILLLCVMVFMFLLPEVGEYSCISAYLKLFMGFGFEELSILTSLTSTLSIFANVVLGPLVKSLGAKRVILLGLMLELLQFSIYGLGREKWHMWLAGHVAALGSLTFPAVSSYLSLYTEAESQGAVQGMMTGMSGLCNGLGPAFFGILFYISDMDLTENRLLGRRFFVDRIGAGPFLFGASFVLVSILLASLIPKERSLKVRKVEFCALKYTIEYNEKLLSTDN, from the coding sequence ATGCCTGTAGTTGATCTCAAAAAGGTACTCCTCTCACTGGCCTATGTCTCGGGGATCGGGCAGCCCAGCGTGTGCCATGCGGTGATCGTGGTCTTCCTGGAGTACTTCGCCTGGGGCCTGCTCACCATGCCCATTATAGCCACCTTGAAGGAGACCTTTCCGGAGAACACCTTCCTGATGAACGGCCTGGTGGAGGGGGTCAAGGGGATACTGTCCTTCCTGTCGGCCCCCCTGATCGGCGCCCTGTCGGACATCTACGGCCGCAAGGTGCTGCTCCTGGTGACCGTGATCTTCACCTGCCTGCCCATTCCCCTGATGAACGTCAGCAACTGGTGGTTCTTCGTGGTCACCTCGATGAGTGGCTTGTTCGGAGTCAGCCTCTCGGTGGTGCTGGCCTATGTGGCGGACGTCACCTCGCAGGAGGAGCGCTCCAGGTCCTATGGTGTCATCTCGGCTACCTACACGGCCAGCTTGGTGGTGGCCCCCGCGCTGGGGAACTACATCATGAAGCACTATGGCATGCAGACGGGAGTGATGGTGGCCACCATAGTGTCCACGGTGGACGTGATCTTTGTCTTGGTGGCGCTGCCCGAGAGCCTGCCCAGGAAGGTGCGGGCCACCGGCTTGAGCTGGAAGCAGGCAGATCCCTTTATGTCCCTGCTGAGAGTGGCCTCCGATCCCAACATCCTGCTGCTGTGCGTCATGGTCTTTATGTTCCTGCTGCCGGAGGTGGGGGAGTACTCCTGCATCTCCGCCTACTTGAAACTCTTCATGGGATTTGGATTCGAGGAGCTATCCATTCTCACGTCCCTCACCTCCACACTGAGCATCTTCGCCAACGTGGTCCTGGGACCTCTGGTGAAGTCGCTGGGCGCCAAGAGGGTCATCCTGCTCGGCCTTATGCTGGAGCTCCTCCAGTTCTCCATCTacggccttggcagggagaagTGGCACATGTGGCTGGCCGGGCATGTGGCCGCCCTGGGCTCCCTGACCTTCCCGGCCGTGAGCTCCTACCTGTCCCTTTACACGGAGGCCGAGAGCCAGGGCGCCGTCCAGGGCATGATGACCGGCATGTCGGGTCTCTGTAATGGCCTGGGACCCGCTTTCTTCGGGATTCTCTTCTACATCTCGGATATGGACTTGACCGAGAACCGGTTGCTTGGACGGCGCTTCTTCGTGGATCGTATCGGAGCTGGACCGTTCCTCTTTGGCGCCTCTTTTGTGTTGGTTAGCATCCTTTTGGCCTCCTTGATCCCAAAGGAGCGGTCTCTCAAGGTCAGGAAGGTCGAGTTCTGCGCCCTGAAGTATACTATAGAATATAATGAAAAGTTGCTCAGTACTGACAATTAG
- the LOC108126169 gene encoding NADH dehydrogenase [ubiquinone] 1 alpha subcomplex subunit 9, mitochondrial: MAAIVLTRNMQLAKHHGSGVVGVLCLRGYSAAAAPPEDGPRPLKTTNPAAMKRGTGGRSSFNGIVATVFGATGFVGRYVCNKLGKSGTQMILPYRGDDSDVIRLKVTGDLGQVLFHFYNLEDVSSIREAVKHSNVVINLVGRDFETKNFKFRDVHVNGAERIARISREAGVDRFIHLSSLNVEANPKDLYVKGGSEWLKSKYEGELRVRDAFPNATIIRPADIYGSEDRFLRYYAHIWRRQFRSMPLWHKGEKTVKQPVFVSDVAQAIVNAAKDPDSAGRIYQAVGPKRYQLSELVDWFHRLMRKDQKRWGYMRYDMRWDPTFLLKAKLTSWICPGTPVGGLHPARIEREAVTDKVLTGVPTLEDLGVTLTSMEQQVPWELRPYRAALYYDAELGEFETPSPPKSIEARDELRLFA; the protein is encoded by the exons ATGGCCGCGATAGTGCTAACCCGCAACATGCAGTTGGCCA AACACCATGGCAGTGGTGTGGTTGGCGTTTTGTGCCTGCGAGGATactctgccgccgccgctcCTCCCGAGGATGGCCCCCGCCCACTGAAGACTACCAATCCGGCAGCGATGAAGCGCGGAACTGGAGGACGTAGCAGTTTCAACGGAATCGTGGCTACCGTCTTTGGTGCCACTGGATTCGTGGGACGCTATGTGTGCAACAAACTGGGCAAGTCCGGCACCCAGATGATTCTGCCATACCGCGGCGACGATTCGGACGTCATCCGCCTAAAGGTCACCGGTGACCTGGGCCAGGTTCTGTTTCACTTCTACAACTTGGAGGATGTCTCCTCTATCCGCGAGGCTGTGAAGCACTCGAATGTGGTCATCAACTTGGTGGGTCGCGACTTCGAGACCAAGAACTTCAAGTTCAGGGATGTGCATGTTAACGGAGCTGAGAGGATCGCCAG AATTTCCCGCGAAGCTGGAGTAGATCGTTTCATCCACCTGTCTTCTCTCAATGTGGAAGCCAATCCCAAGGATCTGTACGTTAAGGGCGGCAGCGAATGGCTGAAGAGCAAGTACGAGGGTGAGCTGCGTGTTCGTGATGCTTTCCCCAATGCCACCATCATTCGCCCAGCCGATATCTACGGCTCTGAGGATCGGTTCTTGCGCTACTACGCCCACATCTGGCGTCGTCAGTTCCGCTCTATGCCGTTGTGGCACAAGGGCGAGAAGACCGTGAAACAGCCAGTGTTTGTCTCGGACGTGGCCCAGGCCATCGTCAACGCTGCCAAGGATCCGGATAGTGCCGGTCGCATCTACCAGGCTGTGGG CCCCAAGCGCTACCAGCTGAGCGAACTGGTCGACTGGTTCCATCGTCTGATGCGCAAGGACCAGAAGCGCTGGGGCTACATGCGCTACGACATGCGCTGGGACCCCACCTTCCTGCTTAAGGCCAAGCTCACCAGCTGGATCTGCCCCGGCACCCCAGTCGGTGGCCTGCATCCTGCTCGCATTGAACGGGAAGCTGTTACCGACAAGGTTCTGACCGGAGTGCCCACATTGGAGGATCTGGGCGTTACCCTGACCAGCATGGAGCAGCAGGTGCCATGGGAGCTGCGTCCCTACCGCGCTGCCCTCTACTACGACGCAGAGCTGGGCGAGTTCGAGACGCCATCGCCGCCCAAGAGTATCGAGGCGCGGGATGAACTGCGTCTGTTTGCCTAA